CAGAAAAGGCTTTCTTCCCATCCGTACAACACGGGGCGACCGGTTTTTTATCGGGATTATCTCCCTGATCGCCGTATTTCTGATCTGGCTTGGCATCGCGGGGGATACGGCCTTGTGGATTCCCCTGGCCATCTCGCTTGCCTGGTTTGCCGCTGAGGGCCGGTGGGGATAAATTGAATCTGAATTGAGCGATTTTCAAGTTTGCCGCAGCTACAAGGAAGCCGATGTCGAGCGATAGTCAGCTATGCGAGATATCGGATGACACAGTAGATGCGGCAAACCTGGAAATCCCGGAGTTTTTGTACCGGATTGACGCTCATTGTAAAAGGAGGTGATATCGGCGGTAAAAAAACGCTGTTGCAAAAGAGGATGGCACCGTTTAGCCGTACGTGAAATTCTGAGAAATTGCGCGTAACGCAGATATTGGACTTTTACGGCGCCATCAAAGATTGTAAACGCCAACATTTTACAAGGAGGGGGACATGTATCGAGCATGGACGGCAAAAA
The window above is part of the Desulfosalsimonas propionicica genome. Proteins encoded here:
- a CDS encoding DUF2160 domain-containing protein, giving the protein MVDWIAVNTSWMYWTWQSGLALGGLFAAIAFMGIWDGIAPSVPRKGFLPIRTTRGDRFFIGIISLIAVFLIWLGIAGDTALWIPLAISLAWFAAEGRWG